DNA sequence from the Streptomyces sp. NBC_01497 genome:
CCGCCGGCGTAATAGGAGGCATCCGTGCCGCATGTCCTGGTCCTCAACGCGTCGTACGAGCCGCTCGGCGTCGTACCGCTCCGCCGCGCGCTCGTCCTCGTCCTGGAGAACAAGGCGATCTCCCTGGAGGACACCGGCGCCTTCCTGCACAGCGCGACACGGGTCGTGTCCGCGCCCAGTGTGATCCGGCTCAAGCGCTTCGTGCGGGTCCCCTACCGGGGGCCCGTACCGCTCACCCGCCGCGCCCTGTTCGCCCGCGACGGCGGCCGCTGCATGTACTGCGGGGGCGTCGCGACCAGCGTCGACCACGTGGTGCCGCGCAGCAGGGGGGGACAGCACGCGTGGGAGAACGTGGTGGCCGCCTGCCGCCACTGCAACCACATCAAGGCCGACCGGCACCTGCGCGAACTGGGCTGGCGGCTCCATCAGCAACCCGCGCCGCCTTCGGGTCTCGCGTGGCGCATCATCGGCACCGGCCACCGGGACCCGCGCTGGATGCCGTACTTGCAGCCGTACGGCGCGGAGGACGCGGTGGCCCGGATCGACGGCGTTTCAGCCTGAGTCCGGGCCATCGGTGTGTCCGGCCCGTGCCCGCACGGCACCCGCCGGACGCGTCCGCGGCATGCCCCGGGCCGGGCCCGCGGTGGTCCGCCGGGCCGCGGGCCCGGCGCGCCCGCATGCCCGGGCCGTCCCGCTACGGTCGCGCGGTTCCTGCCGGGGGCGCGGCGGTACCCGGGGCGTCCGGGTCCTCCGGGGCGTCCGCACCGGCCCCGTACACCTCGACCGAGAACAGCGAGTACCCGTACGCCGTCGCCCGCTCCTCGCCCCGCACCCGGACGTAGCGGGTGTCCGCCGCGTCCAGGCCGATCACCTCGCGCCCGCCGGACCCGTCGCGCACCGTCGCGGCCGCTCTCCAGCGGCGGCCGTCCGCCGAGGTCTGCACGCGGTAGCGCGAGGCGTACGCGTCCTGCCAGGTCAGCACGACCTGCCCGACCCGGGCCGGCCGGGCGAGCCGCACCTGCCACCACGCGTCGTCCGAGGGCGGTGAGGACCAGCGGGTGACCGGGTCGCCGTCGTTCGCCGCCGACGCGGGGAAGGCGTCCGTCTCGTCTCCCGACGACGACGCGAGCGTCCCCGGCCCCCGTGCGAGATCCGGCCCCGACACCTGCGGCGACACGCGCACCGCCAGGGTCCGCGTCGCGCCCCCGAACGCCAGAGGCACCGCGTACGTACCGCTCGGCGCGCCCGCCGCGGCGGAGACCCGCACCGGCACCGTCGCGGCCCGGCCGCGCGGCACCGTCGTCTCCCCGGGCACCCGTACGGTGATCCCGGCCGGTGCCTCGGCCGTCAGTGAGCCCCGCACGGCGCCGGGGCGCAACCCGGTCAGCCGGGCCGGGACCGTCGCCCCGCCGCCGCCCGAGCGGACGTCCGCGGCGCCCCGCCCGAGCGTGAGCGCCGCCTTCGGGCCGTCCGCGAACCACGGCACCACCCGGTGCACCAGCGGCGTCGAGGCCATGGCGCCCGGTCCGCCCCCCTTCGCGGCGGGGCCCGCGCCGGGCCAGGACACCCGCAGGGACTCCGCGTGCAGCCCGCGCCCGGGCAGCCGGGTCCAGCCCGATGCCGACACCGGTCCGAGCGGGCGCCAGCCGCCGGGCACGTACGCCTCGACGGCCGCGCCCGCGCCCGTGCCCGGTTCCGTCATCACGGTGACCGAGTCCAGCGGACGCGAGCGCTTGAGATCCACCGTCCAGCCCTCGGACGTGGACACCGGGTCCTGTCCGGCCGAGCGGTTCGCCCCGGTCCAGCCCGCTGCGGCCTTCACCACCCGCTCCAGGAACGCGTCCGGCACACCCCCTCCCACCCGCGCGGACGAGGCGGCGCGCGCCGCCGCCCGGCGCGCGGGCCCGAGGGCCAGCGAGGCCCGCCAGGCCGCCGCGCCGTCGCCGTGGGCCTGCGCCTGGAGCATGTCGACGGCGAGTACGCCGGCCCTGCCGTACCGGGCGAGCTGGTCCACCCAGGGCCGTGCCTCGCTCTCCAGCGCGCCGCCCGCCGTCCGCGCCAGGGCGGCGGGGGCGTCCGCCATCACCGCGAAGGCCGCCCTCAGGCGCGCCGCGGCACTGTCGCGTGCCGCCGTGTCCGTCCCCGCCCCCGACGCCCAGAAGCGGCCCATGAGCGGCTTCAGGTACGCCGACTCGGCCGGGTCGAGGATCGACGCGGCGTCGTTCCCCGCGAGCGCGCCCAGGGCGGCCCCGGCCCGCGCGTCGCCGCCCGCGAGGTCGTCGACGGCGGCCCGCCAGGAGCGGTCGGGGTCGTACCCGCGCGGGTTCCACGCGAAGTCGGCGGCGGTGAACAGCGCGAGACGGGACGCCGCCGCCTGCGGCATCGCGTTCGCCAGCACCCCCGCGGACCCGGTCGCGACGGCCGCGTCGCGGCCCCGGTAGGGACCGAGGAAGAGGCGTTCGCCCCGGTAGTCGTTGACCGGGTAGTTGTCGGTGGTCACGACGGGCCGCCCGCCGAACGCGGCGCGCGCGGCCGCCAGTTCCCGGCCGGTGATCGTGCGCGGTACGACCCCGACCCCGGTCCACGCAACCTGCACCGAGGGCGCGAGCGCCCGGGTGAGCGCGCTCCGGTACCTCGTCGCACCGCTCTGGTAGTACTCGGTCGGCATGACCCCGAGCGGGGGCGCTCCCGGATGGCGCCGGGCCAGGTGTGCCGCCAGCGCGTCGGCGACCCCGGCCTGTGCGCGGGCCGCGGCGCGCGGGCCCGAGCCGTACAGGTGCGCGTCCTCGTCACAGTGCCACTCGCTGTAGCTGACGTCCTGGAACTGGAGCTGGAACGCCCGCACGCCGAGCGCCCACATCGCGTCGGTCTTGCGCAGCAGCGCCCGGACATCGCCGTCGGACGACAGGCACATGGCCTGCGCGGGCGCCACGGCCCAGGCCAGGGTGACGTGGTCGGCCGCAGCGCGGGCCGCGAGCTGCCGGAAGTCCGCACGCCGGGCCGCCGGGTACGGCTCGCGCCACCGCGCCCGCCGGTACGGGTCGTCGCCGGGCGCGTACAGGTAGCGGTTCTGCTTGGTGCGGCCCATGAAGTCGAGCTGTGCGAGCCGGTCCGCCCGGCTCCACGGCCGCCCGTAGAACCCCTCCTCGGTGCCGCGCACGGGGGAGGCCGGCCAGTCCCGCACGTTCACGGCGGCGAGCGAGGGCCCGTCCGGGCCGCGCACGACGAGCTGCCGGAAGGTCTGGGCGGCGTGGAAGAGGCCGTCGCTGCCCGTCCCTTCGAGGGCGACGGTGGCCCGCCCCGCGACCCGGCCGGCCACGAGGCGGTATCCCCCGGACGGCAGGGGGGCGCTTCGAGGTGCGTGCAGGGCGCGCAGTGCGTCCCGCGCGCCGGTACCGCCGACCAGGACCACGGTCCCCGCCGCACCCGCGGTGACCGGGCGGCGCGCCCGGACGACCGGGACGCCCGCCGTCGTCAGCGCGTCCCGCACCGCGCCGACCGCGTACGGGTCGGCGCCCGCACCGGCCACGACCCGGACCCCGGCCCGGAGCGGCAGCGCACGTCCCGCCGCCCGGATCGACCGGGGGCGCGGCCACACCGCGGGGGCGGCTGCGGCGCCTGCGCCCGGGGACGCGGCGGGCGCCGGGCCGCGGGGCCCGCCAGGGGCCCCGCCCGGCACCGCGAGGGCGCCCTGGCCGGTGCAGAGCAGTCCGCCGAGCACCGCGGCCGCGACGGCGGCGGCGGTGCGCCTGCGGTGTACGAACCGCATGTCTGCTCCCCTCGTCGCCCGGTGCGCGACCGGCTGCGCCACCTGCCGCGCGCCTGGT
Encoded proteins:
- a CDS encoding HNH endonuclease translates to MPHVLVLNASYEPLGVVPLRRALVLVLENKAISLEDTGAFLHSATRVVSAPSVIRLKRFVRVPYRGPVPLTRRALFARDGGRCMYCGGVATSVDHVVPRSRGGQHAWENVVAACRHCNHIKADRHLRELGWRLHQQPAPPSGLAWRIIGTGHRDPRWMPYLQPYGAEDAVARIDGVSA
- a CDS encoding beta-N-acetylglucosaminidase domain-containing protein translates to MRFVHRRRTAAAVAAAVLGGLLCTGQGALAVPGGAPGGPRGPAPAASPGAGAAAAPAVWPRPRSIRAAGRALPLRAGVRVVAGAGADPYAVGAVRDALTTAGVPVVRARRPVTAGAAGTVVLVGGTGARDALRALHAPRSAPLPSGGYRLVAGRVAGRATVALEGTGSDGLFHAAQTFRQLVVRGPDGPSLAAVNVRDWPASPVRGTEEGFYGRPWSRADRLAQLDFMGRTKQNRYLYAPGDDPYRRARWREPYPAARRADFRQLAARAAADHVTLAWAVAPAQAMCLSSDGDVRALLRKTDAMWALGVRAFQLQFQDVSYSEWHCDEDAHLYGSGPRAAARAQAGVADALAAHLARRHPGAPPLGVMPTEYYQSGATRYRSALTRALAPSVQVAWTGVGVVPRTITGRELAAARAAFGGRPVVTTDNYPVNDYRGERLFLGPYRGRDAAVATGSAGVLANAMPQAAASRLALFTAADFAWNPRGYDPDRSWRAAVDDLAGGDARAGAALGALAGNDAASILDPAESAYLKPLMGRFWASGAGTDTAARDSAAARLRAAFAVMADAPAALARTAGGALESEARPWVDQLARYGRAGVLAVDMLQAQAHGDGAAAWRASLALGPARRAAARAASSARVGGGVPDAFLERVVKAAAGWTGANRSAGQDPVSTSEGWTVDLKRSRPLDSVTVMTEPGTGAGAAVEAYVPGGWRPLGPVSASGWTRLPGRGLHAESLRVSWPGAGPAAKGGGPGAMASTPLVHRVVPWFADGPKAALTLGRGAADVRSGGGGATVPARLTGLRPGAVRGSLTAEAPAGITVRVPGETTVPRGRAATVPVRVSAAAGAPSGTYAVPLAFGGATRTLAVRVSPQVSGPDLARGPGTLASSSGDETDAFPASAANDGDPVTRWSSPPSDDAWWQVRLARPARVGQVVLTWQDAYASRYRVQTSADGRRWRAAATVRDGSGGREVIGLDAADTRYVRVRGEERATAYGYSLFSVEVYGAGADAPEDPDAPGTAAPPAGTARP